A portion of the Sabethes cyaneus chromosome 3, idSabCyanKW18_F2, whole genome shotgun sequence genome contains these proteins:
- the LOC128744149 gene encoding dorsal-related immunity factor Dif isoform X1, giving the protein MGPTSNAVEDDSSLPDLPNDILEANDLLDLITDIIVEEMPPTAPEKPFVVITEQPQSKALRFRYECEGRSAGSIPGVNSTPEQKTFPSIEVRGYKGRAVVVVSCVTKDPPYRPHPHNLVGKEGCKKGVCTVEINSSSMTYTFSNLGIQCVKKKDIEDALRLREDIRVDPFKTGYSHAKQPATIDLNAVRLCFQVFLEGQQRGRFTEPLQPVVSDIIYDKKAMSDLVICKLSDITASVAGGKEIILLCEKVAKEDISVRFYEEQHGKILWEDIGEFQHTNVHKQVAICFRTPRYRTIEVEHSVMVNIQLRRPSDGATSEPLPFELIPLDSANLSQKRKRRNWEVPEHTPEVARGAYYGHMLNVPGDAIKTEPRDSPTHQFLGFQGTYRNPNESPSPVERSPVAHHGSTTPVGPTSPYTVGGANSLTPTPGGSGGGGGAGGAGYQTSPVNDFFLGAQQQQQQPQFPNQYNFVSTSPANGLSMYQQQQAQNHQFQIPGNISNAQQFNLGNLVNGGLPVTLTQPSTSGMAAAGGSCQQQVAGSTTEYNLSSLLDMDLGKEFTMNSSEIKSIIGHFSNSDIKQEMQNNNNNNQQQQHQHPRRMQQDEENLSNSFTRLTTGTMNDLDK; this is encoded by the exons CTGATATAATCGTCGAAGAAATGCCACCCACAGCACCGGAGAAGCCGTTCGTCGTCATAACCGAGCAGCCCCAGTCGAAGGCGCTTCGGTTTCGGTACGAATGCGAGGGCCGTTCGGCCGGTTCGATACCGGGCGTAAACAGTACGCCCGAACAGAAAACGTTCCCCAGCATCGAGGTGCGCGGTTACAAGGGCCGAGCCGTGGTGGTCGTGTCCTGCGTCACCAAGGACCCGCCCTACCGACCGCATCCGCACAATCTCGTTGGCAAGGAGGGCTGCAAGAAGGGTGTCTGCACCGTGGAGATCAACAGCAGCAGTATGACGTACACCTTCAGCAATCTGGGCATCCAGTGCGTGAAGAAGAAGGACATCGAGGATGCGTTGCGACTGCGGGAGGACATTCGTGTGGATCCGTTTAAGA CTGGATACAGTCACGCCAAGCAACCGGCAACCATCGATCTGAATGCCGTCCGATTGTGCTTCCAGGTGTTTCTGGAGGGCCAACAAAGGGGTCGATTCACAGAACCCCTCCAACCGGTCGTATCCGACATCATATACGATAAGAAGGCGATGTCGGATCTGGTCATTTGTAAACTCAGTGATATAACCGCTTCGGTAGCTGGTGGTAAAGAGATTATTTTGCTGTGTGAGAAGGTCGCCAAGGAGGACATTTCGGTACGGTTCTACGAGGAGCAGCACGGAAAGATCCTCTGGGAGGACATTGGCGAGTTTCAGCATACGAACGTACACAAACAGGTGGCCATCTGCTTCCGAACGCCGCGATACCGAACGATCGAGGTGGAGCATTCTGTGATG GTGAACATCCAACTTAGGAGGCCGTCGGATGGTGCTACAAGTGAACCGCTGCCCTTCGAGCTCATCCCGCTGGACTCAG CCAATCTGAGTCAGAAGCGCAAACGGCGCAACTGGGAGGTCCCAGAGCATACGCCGGAAGTAGCCC GCGGCGCCTACTATGGTCACATGCTGAACGTGCCAGGAGACGCTATCAAAACGGAACCGAGAG ATTCGCCTACACACCAATTTCTTGGATTCCAGGGCACCTACCGGAACCCGAACGAATCGCCGTCCCCAGTGGAACGATCGCCGGTGGCGCACCACGGCAGCACGACTCCCGTTGGCCCGACCTCCCCGTACACCGTTGGTGGTGCGAATAGTCTTACACCCACCCCCGGGGGAAGTGGCGGAGGAGGTGGCGCCGGCGGCGCCGGCTACCAGACCAGTCCAGTCAACGATTTCTTTCTCGGcgctcaacaacaacaacagcagccacAATTTCCGAACCAGTACAATTTCGTCTCAACTTCCCCTGCCAACGGTCTGTCGATgtaccagcagcagcaagccCAGAATCATCAGTTCCAAATCCCCGGCAATATTAGCAATGCACAGCAGTTCAATCTGGGTAATCTCGTAAACGGTGGCCTACCCGTCACTCTGACGCAGCCCAGCACCAGCGGAATGGCGGCGGCGGGCGGTTCCTGCCAGCAGCAAGTTGCTGGCAGCACAACCGAATATAACCTCAGCAGCCTGCTCGACATGGACCTCGGCAAAGAGTTCACCATGAACTCGTCGGAAATAAAATCCATCATCGGGCATTTCTCCAACTCCGATATCAAACAGGAGatgcaaaacaacaacaacaacaaccagcagcagcagcatcaacaCCCGCGACGAATGCAACAGGACGAGGAAAACCTTTCGAACAGTTTCACAAGACTGACAACCGGCACGATGAACGATTTGGACAAGTAG
- the LOC128744149 gene encoding embryonic polarity protein dorsal isoform X2, giving the protein MPPTAPEKPFVVITEQPQSKALRFRYECEGRSAGSIPGVNSTPEQKTFPSIEVRGYKGRAVVVVSCVTKDPPYRPHPHNLVGKEGCKKGVCTVEINSSSMTYTFSNLGIQCVKKKDIEDALRLREDIRVDPFKTGYSHAKQPATIDLNAVRLCFQVFLEGQQRGRFTEPLQPVVSDIIYDKKAMSDLVICKLSDITASVAGGKEIILLCEKVAKEDISVRFYEEQHGKILWEDIGEFQHTNVHKQVAICFRTPRYRTIEVEHSVMVNIQLRRPSDGATSEPLPFELIPLDSANLSQKRKRRNWEVPEHTPEVARGAYYGHMLNVPGDAIKTEPRDSPTHQFLGFQGTYRNPNESPSPVERSPVAHHGSTTPVGPTSPYTVGGANSLTPTPGGSGGGGGAGGAGYQTSPVNDFFLGAQQQQQQPQFPNQYNFVSTSPANGLSMYQQQQAQNHQFQIPGNISNAQQFNLGNLVNGGLPVTLTQPSTSGMAAAGGSCQQQVAGSTTEYNLSSLLDMDLGKEFTMNSSEIKSIIGHFSNSDIKQEMQNNNNNNQQQQHQHPRRMQQDEENLSNSFTRLTTGTMNDLDK; this is encoded by the exons ATGCCACCCACAGCACCGGAGAAGCCGTTCGTCGTCATAACCGAGCAGCCCCAGTCGAAGGCGCTTCGGTTTCGGTACGAATGCGAGGGCCGTTCGGCCGGTTCGATACCGGGCGTAAACAGTACGCCCGAACAGAAAACGTTCCCCAGCATCGAGGTGCGCGGTTACAAGGGCCGAGCCGTGGTGGTCGTGTCCTGCGTCACCAAGGACCCGCCCTACCGACCGCATCCGCACAATCTCGTTGGCAAGGAGGGCTGCAAGAAGGGTGTCTGCACCGTGGAGATCAACAGCAGCAGTATGACGTACACCTTCAGCAATCTGGGCATCCAGTGCGTGAAGAAGAAGGACATCGAGGATGCGTTGCGACTGCGGGAGGACATTCGTGTGGATCCGTTTAAGA CTGGATACAGTCACGCCAAGCAACCGGCAACCATCGATCTGAATGCCGTCCGATTGTGCTTCCAGGTGTTTCTGGAGGGCCAACAAAGGGGTCGATTCACAGAACCCCTCCAACCGGTCGTATCCGACATCATATACGATAAGAAGGCGATGTCGGATCTGGTCATTTGTAAACTCAGTGATATAACCGCTTCGGTAGCTGGTGGTAAAGAGATTATTTTGCTGTGTGAGAAGGTCGCCAAGGAGGACATTTCGGTACGGTTCTACGAGGAGCAGCACGGAAAGATCCTCTGGGAGGACATTGGCGAGTTTCAGCATACGAACGTACACAAACAGGTGGCCATCTGCTTCCGAACGCCGCGATACCGAACGATCGAGGTGGAGCATTCTGTGATG GTGAACATCCAACTTAGGAGGCCGTCGGATGGTGCTACAAGTGAACCGCTGCCCTTCGAGCTCATCCCGCTGGACTCAG CCAATCTGAGTCAGAAGCGCAAACGGCGCAACTGGGAGGTCCCAGAGCATACGCCGGAAGTAGCCC GCGGCGCCTACTATGGTCACATGCTGAACGTGCCAGGAGACGCTATCAAAACGGAACCGAGAG ATTCGCCTACACACCAATTTCTTGGATTCCAGGGCACCTACCGGAACCCGAACGAATCGCCGTCCCCAGTGGAACGATCGCCGGTGGCGCACCACGGCAGCACGACTCCCGTTGGCCCGACCTCCCCGTACACCGTTGGTGGTGCGAATAGTCTTACACCCACCCCCGGGGGAAGTGGCGGAGGAGGTGGCGCCGGCGGCGCCGGCTACCAGACCAGTCCAGTCAACGATTTCTTTCTCGGcgctcaacaacaacaacagcagccacAATTTCCGAACCAGTACAATTTCGTCTCAACTTCCCCTGCCAACGGTCTGTCGATgtaccagcagcagcaagccCAGAATCATCAGTTCCAAATCCCCGGCAATATTAGCAATGCACAGCAGTTCAATCTGGGTAATCTCGTAAACGGTGGCCTACCCGTCACTCTGACGCAGCCCAGCACCAGCGGAATGGCGGCGGCGGGCGGTTCCTGCCAGCAGCAAGTTGCTGGCAGCACAACCGAATATAACCTCAGCAGCCTGCTCGACATGGACCTCGGCAAAGAGTTCACCATGAACTCGTCGGAAATAAAATCCATCATCGGGCATTTCTCCAACTCCGATATCAAACAGGAGatgcaaaacaacaacaacaacaaccagcagcagcagcatcaacaCCCGCGACGAATGCAACAGGACGAGGAAAACCTTTCGAACAGTTTCACAAGACTGACAACCGGCACGATGAACGATTTGGACAAGTAG